One genomic region from Enterobacter hormaechei ATCC 49162 encodes:
- a CDS encoding ATP-dependent nuclease produces the protein MVRVCKVEIQNFRSIRLLTWLPSPGLNCLMGPGDSGKTTILDAIDLCLGARRNVSFSDTDFFGLDVTQPISITLTLGSLPDALRTMETYGNYLQAFNSATGQIQEEPQLGLETVLCLRLSVDSELEPNWTLVSQRAEVLGQERNLAWKDRLLIAPARFGTYASSNLSWARGSVLNRLTEERPNLGAELSNAARQARTSFGGQAAVQLAATLDVVTQKANELGVPVGGRTQALLDAHAVSIGDGAIALHNAAGVPLRSLGTGSSRLLVAGMQRAAAQRASVALVDEVEYGLEPHRLTRLLNSLGARETPPPLQVFLTTHSPVAVRELNGNQLFVVRGHPTAPHLVLPVGISDDIQSTVRADPEAFLARSVIVCEGASEVGLIRGLDHYWTSLNGNSMLSAGTAFVNVGGGEPDRCFVRGLALSRLGYRVLVLVDADKPPTPATVEAFEAAGGEHITWRAGRALEDELFMSLPDAGVDALLQRGIELMEEELVAAHIQTQSNGQVTLAHIRQQRHLIGGPYSPEIRQLLGLTARNRRNGWFKSVTRYEDVAHDILGPHLPASDAGFQALISRLYWWAHAA, from the coding sequence ATGGTCAGAGTTTGTAAAGTTGAAATCCAGAACTTCCGATCTATTCGTTTGCTGACCTGGTTGCCTTCGCCAGGGCTCAACTGCCTCATGGGCCCTGGGGACAGTGGCAAGACCACCATTCTTGACGCTATAGATTTGTGCCTGGGGGCGCGGCGTAATGTCAGTTTCAGCGACACCGATTTTTTTGGTCTCGATGTGACTCAGCCCATCAGTATTACCCTGACCCTGGGGTCATTGCCGGATGCGCTGAGGACAATGGAAACCTACGGCAATTATTTGCAGGCATTCAACAGCGCGACGGGGCAGATACAGGAAGAGCCCCAGCTCGGGCTGGAAACGGTTTTGTGTCTGCGGCTTAGCGTCGACAGTGAACTGGAGCCTAACTGGACGCTGGTGTCTCAGCGTGCCGAAGTGCTAGGTCAGGAACGCAATCTGGCCTGGAAAGATCGGCTGCTCATCGCACCGGCGAGATTTGGCACCTATGCAAGCTCAAATTTGTCCTGGGCACGCGGATCGGTGCTTAATCGGCTCACGGAGGAGCGCCCTAATCTGGGGGCTGAACTGTCAAATGCTGCGCGTCAGGCCCGAACCAGTTTCGGTGGTCAGGCAGCGGTACAACTCGCGGCAACGCTGGACGTAGTTACTCAGAAGGCCAATGAGTTGGGTGTGCCGGTCGGTGGTCGGACTCAGGCCTTACTGGACGCTCACGCGGTTTCTATCGGCGATGGTGCAATTGCGCTGCACAACGCCGCTGGTGTGCCGCTGCGTTCTCTTGGTACGGGGTCGTCCCGTCTTCTGGTGGCAGGAATGCAGCGTGCTGCCGCGCAACGGGCCTCCGTGGCGCTGGTCGATGAAGTGGAATACGGACTCGAACCGCATCGGCTTACCCGGTTACTGAACTCACTGGGGGCCAGGGAAACACCGCCGCCACTTCAGGTTTTTCTGACCACACACTCTCCCGTGGCCGTGCGTGAGCTTAATGGCAACCAGCTCTTTGTCGTGCGGGGCCATCCGACAGCACCCCACCTGGTGCTGCCGGTGGGCATTTCCGATGATATTCAAAGTACGGTCCGGGCCGACCCCGAAGCCTTTCTGGCGCGTAGCGTGATCGTCTGTGAAGGGGCGAGCGAGGTAGGGTTAATCCGCGGGCTGGATCACTACTGGACCTCCCTCAACGGTAATTCCATGCTGAGTGCAGGAACCGCATTCGTGAATGTTGGTGGAGGAGAGCCTGACCGATGTTTTGTGCGTGGGCTAGCACTGAGTCGACTTGGCTACCGTGTGCTGGTTCTGGTGGATGCGGATAAGCCGCCCACCCCGGCGACGGTCGAGGCCTTCGAGGCTGCGGGTGGAGAACATATCACATGGCGAGCCGGTCGCGCGCTGGAGGATGAATTGTTTATGAGCCTGCCGGATGCAGGCGTCGACGCGCTGCTTCAACGAGGTATTGAGCTTATGGAGGAGGAACTGGTGGCGGCACATATCCAGACGCAATCCAACGGTCAGGTAACGCTTGCCCATATTCGGCAACAGCGGCACCTGATTGGGGGGCCTTATTCTCCTGAAATACGACAACTATTGGGACTCACTGCGCGTAACCGACGAAACGGGTGGTTTAAATCGGTGACCCGGTATGAGGATGTGGCGCACGATATCCTCGGTCCTCATCTCCCCGCGTCCGATGCCGGGTTCCAGGCGCTGATTAGCCGGCTTTACTGGTGGGCACATGCCGCCTGA
- a CDS encoding UvrD-helicase domain-containing protein, with the protein MPPDYNLLEYHRGAITAPAGCGKTQIIADTLALHTGTRPVLILTHTNAGVTTLRLRMQRAGVSAVAYRIATIDGFAMRLVAMFPARSGLNVEVLQLRNRRTDYPAIRQAACQLLQAGHLNDILAASYAHLIVDEYQDCNLVQHALVTALSTVLPACVLGDPMQAIFGFRGNQLVDWDAHVLSHFPLIGELNHPWRWANAGAPELGRWLLDCRRMLLNGNAIDLRQVPAEVTWVPLRAETVVQQRLTAALTRAVTANGQVLVIGNSYDTRGRQQMASQTPGATTVEAVDLVDLTDFGAAFNLDAADALTRLVQFAAGVMTQVGPAALLPRLETLRRGRARNPPTVAEAALVAFAERPGFTLAAEALRLLTRQDNARVYRPEVLRCCLRALQSAAAGGCTFADATVNERERNRHESRPLARRVIGSTLLLKGLEGEVAVITSPEEMDARHLYVAMTRGSSRLVVCSLTPILTAR; encoded by the coding sequence ATGCCGCCTGACTACAACCTGCTGGAATATCATCGGGGGGCGATTACGGCCCCGGCCGGGTGCGGTAAAACACAAATCATTGCGGATACCCTGGCCCTGCATACGGGGACCAGGCCGGTACTTATCCTCACGCACACCAACGCGGGTGTGACAACACTGCGTCTGCGTATGCAACGTGCCGGGGTTTCTGCCGTGGCCTACCGTATCGCCACCATTGATGGATTTGCCATGCGTCTTGTGGCGATGTTTCCGGCGCGGAGTGGGCTCAATGTTGAGGTCCTTCAACTACGCAATCGCAGAACTGACTATCCCGCTATACGGCAGGCTGCCTGCCAGTTGCTGCAGGCAGGGCATCTCAATGATATTCTGGCGGCCAGTTACGCTCACCTCATCGTGGACGAATACCAGGACTGCAACCTGGTGCAACATGCACTGGTAACCGCGCTATCAACGGTGCTGCCTGCCTGTGTACTGGGTGACCCCATGCAGGCCATTTTTGGCTTTCGGGGGAACCAGCTCGTGGACTGGGATGCACATGTACTCTCTCACTTTCCACTGATTGGTGAGCTCAATCATCCATGGCGCTGGGCTAACGCAGGGGCGCCGGAGCTCGGTCGCTGGCTTCTGGACTGCCGACGGATGTTGCTGAATGGTAACGCCATTGACCTTCGCCAGGTGCCTGCTGAGGTGACCTGGGTGCCGTTACGGGCAGAAACAGTTGTTCAGCAGCGCCTTACTGCAGCCCTGACACGCGCTGTCACCGCAAACGGGCAGGTACTGGTGATTGGAAACAGCTATGACACCCGCGGGCGTCAGCAGATGGCCAGCCAGACCCCGGGAGCAACGACCGTCGAAGCCGTCGATTTAGTCGACCTTACCGACTTTGGTGCAGCGTTTAACCTAGACGCTGCGGATGCGTTGACGCGCCTGGTGCAGTTTGCCGCAGGCGTCATGACCCAAGTTGGCCCCGCAGCATTGCTGCCCCGTCTGGAAACGCTACGAAGAGGGCGAGCCCGCAACCCGCCGACGGTTGCCGAAGCAGCGTTAGTGGCATTTGCAGAGAGACCCGGTTTTACGCTGGCCGCTGAGGCACTGCGCCTTCTGACCCGCCAGGATAATGCGCGGGTCTATCGGCCAGAGGTTTTGCGCTGTTGTTTGCGCGCCTTGCAGTCGGCTGCTGCCGGAGGCTGCACATTTGCAGACGCCACGGTAAACGAGCGCGAACGCAATCGCCACGAGAGTCGACCATTGGCCCGGCGTGTAATCGGCAGCACATTGTTGCTAAAGGGACTGGAAGGGGAGGTGGCAGTCATCACATCCCCGGAAGAGATGGATGCACGACACCTCTATGTCGCTATGACGCGGGGATCTTCGCGGCTGGTTGTGTGCTCGCTAACTCCCATATTGACGGCCCGCTAA